Proteins co-encoded in one Brassica oleracea var. oleracea cultivar TO1000 chromosome C4, BOL, whole genome shotgun sequence genomic window:
- the LOC106340103 gene encoding probable thiol methyltransferase 2: protein MGNSGKAPAVESPSDIFQRLVREDSSGGWEKTWKARATPWDLGRPTPIVKHLAETGSLPKGRALVPGCGTGYDVVAMACPDRYVVGLDISRTVVEQSSKRFCSLPNAEYFSFLCEDFFTWEPDEKFDLIFDYTFFCAFEASVRPLWAQRIEKLLKLSGELITLMFPMDERSGGPPYKVSVSDYEKVLIPLGFEAISIVDNELAIRPRKGVEKIGRWKKRSPTLRSTL from the exons ATGGGAAACTCCGGTAAAGCTCCGGCGGTGGAATCGCCGAGTGATATCTTCCAACGGTTGGTGAGAGAGGATTCTTCTG GTGGTTGGGAGAAGACCTGGAAAGCAAGAGCAACCCCATGGGACTTAGGTAGACCAACTCCGATCGTTAAGCATCTCGCTGAGACTGGTTCGTTGCCTAAAGGCAGAGCTCTTGTTCCTGGTTGTGGAACC GGTTATGATGTGGTGGCAATGGCATGTCCTGATCGTTATGTAGTTGGATTGGATATATCTAGAACTGTGGTTGAGCAATCATCAAAG AGATTTTGCTCTCTGCCTAATGCAGAATACTTCTCTTTCTTGTGCGAAGACTTTTTCACTTGGGAGCCAGATGAAAAATTCGATCTCATTTTCGACTATAC CTTCTTCTGTGCATTTGAAGCTAGCGTGAGACCACTATGGGCACAGAGAATAGAAAAGCTTCTGAAACTGAGTGGAGAGCTTATAACATTGATGTTTCCT ATGGATGAGCGTTCTGGAGGTCCTCCTTACAAAGTGTCTGTGTCTGA TTACGAGAAGGTTCTGATTCCACTGGGATTTGAGGCCATCTCCATTGTGGATAACGAACTTGCTATAAGACCACGCAAG GGAGTAGAGAAGATTGGAAGATGGAAGAAGAGATCTCCAACGTTACGCTCCACTTTGTGA
- the LOC106337059 gene encoding outer envelope pore protein 37, chloroplastic-like: MADHQSSQSPSLSTSPPPPPPPPPPTLQSTTSEPPPPPTRSSLFPFLTSLNRPKLRVTSEFDSDSLLFLNKVSCKLFDNLAKLKLSFQNNSQREVTQPQLSLTSKYLSVLYDVEEKNTFIKSTVDVSPRLQLRALHNVNAQQGEVAMEANLAEPGYSLELSSPVPIGYPRATLKFPLGEVSIQEREEEEEEEEERKNKRMLSVNGILKRQVMDGVCSALYTDEELRLRYAYKDDALSFIPTISLPSNAASFAFKRRFSPSDKLSYWYKFDSNMWSAVYKRTYGKDYKFKAGYDSEVRLGWASLWVGDEAGKVKTTPMKMKVQFMLQVPQDDIKTSVLMFRVKKRWDI; the protein is encoded by the exons TGGCGGATCATCAATCTTCTCAAAGCCCCAGCCTTTCCACTTCCCCACCTCCTCCTCCTCCTCCTCCTCCACCTACCCTTCAATCAACAACCTCGGAACCACCGCCTCCACCGACACGCTCCTCCCTCTTCCCCTTTCTCACCTCTCTGAACAGACCGAAGCTCCGCGTGACGTCTGAATTCGACAGCGACAGTCTCCTCTTCCTGAACAAAGTCTCTTGCAAGCTTTTCGACAACCTCGCGAAGCTCAAGCTGTCGTTTCAGAACAACTCCCAGCGCGAGGTCACTCAGCCTCAGCTCTCTCTCACTTCCAAGTACCTCTCTGTTCTCTACGATGTCGAGGAGAAGAACACTTTCATCAAGAGCACTGTTGATGTTTCCCCTCGCCTTCAGCTACGAGCTCTTCACAACGTTAAT GCACAACAAGGAGAGGTTGCTATGGAGGCAAACCTTGCTGAGCCTGGCTACTCTCTGGAGCTTTCATCGCCTGTTCCTATTGGTTAC CCAAGAGCGACTCTTAAATTCCCACTAGGTGAAGTTTCGATACAAGAGAGAGAAGAGGAGGAGGAGGAGGAAGAGGAGAGGAAGAATAAGAGAATGTTATCTGTTAATGGGATCCTTAAACGTCAAGTTATGGATGGTGTTTGTTCTGCTTTGTACACAGATGAAGAGTTGAGGCTAAGATATGCTTATAAG GATGATGCATTGTCTTTCATCCCAACCATCTCCCTTCCTTCCAACGCTGCTTCATTTGCATTCAAGCGCCGGTTTAGCCCTTCTGATAAGTTGAG CTACTGGTACAAGTTTGATTCAAACATGTGGAGTGCAGTGTACAAACGCACATATGGTAAAGACTACAAGTTCAAAGCTGGTTATGATTCTGAAGTACGCCTTGGCTGGGCTTCTCTCTGG GTGGGGGATGAAGCTGGGAAAGTGAAAACGACACCAATGAAGATGAAAGTGCAGTTCATGCTTCAAGTTCCACAAGATGACATCAAAACCTCAGTCTTGATGTTCCGAGTCAAGAAAAGATGGGACATTTGA